From a region of the Terriglobia bacterium genome:
- a CDS encoding IclR family transcriptional regulator, which produces MAATLESPSIAVERTLEILEAVAHRSGGMSNADISRKLRIPKSSASYILRTLEHRGYLRRDPETGRYRLGVKVLSLSRGALTGLDVREAAQPIMRHLVEHNHLTAHLAILDGDEAVYVEKVDAPGFIKMDTWVGRRMEIHSTSVGKALAAYLDPEKIGAILKSRGMKKLTQRTITSPARFMKELEKVREQGYAVDDEENSSEVRCVAAPIFGVGGQIEASLGMTGTIHQISLEMLPKLAAAVKDATLRISHQLGYDARLRRSHVAGL; this is translated from the coding sequence ATGGCTGCAACCCTCGAATCCCCCTCCATCGCGGTCGAGCGCACGCTGGAGATCCTGGAAGCCGTGGCCCACCGCAGCGGCGGCATGAGCAACGCCGACATCAGCCGCAAGCTCCGTATCCCCAAGAGTTCCGCGAGCTATATCCTGCGCACCCTGGAGCACCGCGGCTACCTGCGGCGCGACCCGGAAACCGGCCGCTACCGCCTGGGTGTGAAAGTATTGAGCCTGTCGCGCGGAGCCCTCACAGGGCTGGATGTGCGCGAGGCGGCGCAACCGATCATGCGCCATCTCGTCGAGCACAACCATTTGACCGCGCACCTCGCCATCCTGGATGGCGATGAAGCCGTCTACGTCGAGAAGGTGGACGCTCCGGGTTTCATCAAGATGGACACCTGGGTCGGCCGCCGCATGGAGATCCACTCCACCAGCGTAGGCAAGGCCCTGGCCGCCTACCTGGACCCGGAGAAGATCGGGGCCATCCTGAAGTCCCGGGGGATGAAAAAGCTGACGCAACGCACCATCACCTCCCCGGCACGGTTCATGAAGGAACTCGAAAAAGTGCGCGAGCAGGGGTACGCGGTGGACGACGAAGAGAACAGCTCGGAGGTGCGCTGTGTCGCCGCTCCCATCTTCGGCGTCGGCGGCCAGATCGAAGCTAGCCTGGGCATGACCGGGACCATCCACCAGATCAGCCTGGAAATGCTGCCCAAGCTGGCTGCGGCGGTGAAGGACGCCACCCTGCGCATCTCGCATCAACTGGGCTACGACGCGCGCCTGCGGCGCTCCCACGTGGCCGGCTTGTAG